The following is a genomic window from Nomascus leucogenys isolate Asia chromosome 25, Asia_NLE_v1, whole genome shotgun sequence.
TTGGTCTACGGATTCAAGATAAAGAGaatataaaacaagaagaaaaacatccTTGACTCAACTGAGTGTGAAGAAATTAGGAGGAAATAATAGTAAGCAATCCCAAAAGACAATCACAGAGGGGCGGCCAGGGGCTGCTGACCTTCTGTGGTCCATGCAGAGGCTGCGCTCCAGCCCATCGGCCGGCTCCCTCCACGTCCCCACAGTCCCGCTCAGTTCTGCCACCTGGGGAGCTTCGGGAGCTGAGCTACGCTACACGGTCCATGGTGAGCATCCTCAAGAAACCGCCCCAAACACCAACAAGGAAAGAGGCCTGGGGCCTTGTGCTGGGACAACAAACACATGCTTGAGAGATATATAAGCTCCTAGCACCCAGacactcactccctccctccttcccatccaGCACCCAGAcgctcactccctccctccttcccatccaGCACCCAGACGCTCACTCCCTCCTTCCCATCCAGCACCCACTCACTCCCTCCTTCCCATCCAGCACCCAGACGCTCATTCCCTCCTTCCCATCCAGCACCCAGACACTCACTCCCTCCTTCCCATCCAGCACCCAGACACTCACTCACTCCCTCTCGTCTCCCCCAGCTCAACCCCCAGCATGGCCGCATCCACCACGTCCATCTGCTCCAGCGACCTGAGCTATGGCAGCTGCATCTGCCTTCCTGGTTCCTGTGACTCTTGCTCCGACTCCTGGCAGGTGAATGACTGCCCAGAGAGCTGCTGTGAGCCCCCCTGCTGCGCCCCCAGCTGCTGCGCCCCGGCCCCCTGCCTGACCCTGGTCTGCACCCCAGGGAGCTGTGTGTCCAGCCCCTGCTGCCAGGCGGCCTGTGAGCCCAGCCCCTGCCAATCAGGCTGCACCAGCTCCTGCACACCCTCATGCTGCCAGCAGTCTAGCTGCCAGCCGGCTTGCTGCACCTCCTCCCCCTGCCAGCAGGCCTGCTGCGTGCCTGTCTGCTGCAAGACTGTCTGCTGCAAGCCTGTGTGCTGTGTGCCCGTCTGCTGTGGGGCTTCTTCATGCTGCCAGCAGTCTAGCTGCCAGCCAGCTTGCTGCACCTCCTCCCCGTGTCAACAGTCCTGCCGTGTGCCCGTCTGCCGCAAGCCCATCTGCTGTGTGCCTGTCTGCTCTGGGGCTTCCTCTCTGTGCTGCCAGCAGTCTAGCTGCCAGCCAACTTGCTGCACCACCTCCTGCTGCAGACCCTTGTCCTCCGTGTCCCTCCTCTGCCGCCCCGTGTGCAGGCCTGCCTGCCGCGTGCCCGTCCCCTCCTGCTGtgcccccacctcctcctgccaGCCAAGCTTCGGCTGCCTGGCCTCCTGTGGGTCCTTCCTCTGCCGCCCCACATGTTCCCCCATGGCCTGCTGAGGCCTCTGCTCAGGCCAGAAGTCCAGCTGCTGCCAGGCACGTCCCCCAGGGCCACTGGGCACTATGAGTCCCCCACCTCTCCCACTGCTGGCCCCTCGGCCCCTGGGCTGCTCTGGTGTCTGTCTCTTCCTTGGAGATGTGTGCACAGCCTCTCTTCCCCTGAGCCCTGGGGGCTCCTGCTAAGCTCCAGACGACCCTGCCTCCACCCACGCCCCCCGCTCTTCCAGACCACTTCCCACATTCCAGGCCCCTGTGGTCTCGCCTCCTTGGAAGCTGCTGTGCCTCCTCTGGCCATTCTAGGACCATGCTTGGAAGTCCTAATAAACGCCCTCCACGTAGCCCGGCTGCACTTTGCCCTCTTCTTTGAGTCATTTCTGGTTGAATTGCTGACGAGCCCGACAGGAGGCCAGGACACAGGTGCAGCCTCCTGGGGCCCTCGCGCCCAGCCTCAGCCCTTCTCCAGGCCCAGCACACATTAGTCTGGCACTGGTGCCGTCCCCGCAGGAATGTACCAGTCCCAGGGAGGGTCAACGGAGAGGccgtccccaccccagcccagcagGCAAGTCCGTCTCCCAGGGCCCCGATGGGCGAGTGTCAGAGGTGGCAGCAGGGTCACTTGCAGGCACAGCCGCCCCCACCACCCCGCATTTCCCCGCGGAGTCGCCAGTCCCTGCCAAGTGGGGGCGGGCTGGATGCAGAGTCCTGGCTCCCGACAGAGAGGATGGCTcgctccacctgcagcccagcCCCTCAGTCCTCACAGGGAGATTCAGAGTCCCGGGAGGAACGCCCAGGCTCAGCTGCCCAAGGCTGTCCCGCCTCTCCAGCTCCAGAAGCGGCTCAGCTTCCTTCTACTGCCCCTGTGACTCCTGTGTCTGAAACCTGCTGCCCAGATCATGAATATCTTGAAGTCTTTTCTAACAGAAAATAGATgaagctccagcctgggcaacagagtgaaaccttgtctccattaaaaataaaaaggccaggcatgtggctcagacctgcagtcccagcattttgggagactgaggcagaagatcacttgagcccaggaatttgagaccagcctggccaacatagtgagaccttgtctctaaaaatacaaaaattagcagggcatcatggcacgcacctgtggtaccagctactcaggaggctgaagcagaagaatcacctgagccaggaggcggaggctgcagtgagccgagattgtaccactgcactccagcctgggcgacagagtgagaccctgtctcaaaaaattaattaattaattaattaattaaaataaaaaatacatagctgggcacggtggcatgaacctgtagtcccagctactcaggaggctgaggtgggaggatcacttgagcctgggagatcaaagctgcagtgagcgatgattgagccactgcactccagcctgggtgagagggagacaccgtctcaaaaaaaaaaaaaaaaaaaaaggtaggggaaAGAAAAGCGATGCAGCCGAAGGCCCCTCCCTcctgactgcagcctctgactcagTGCTGCCTTGCACCTCCCAGAGGAAGTGGCTCCTGGCAACCCCATCTCACCCCCAGCTCCTCCAACACACCgttcttctcttccctcttcccgcAGCTGGCCAAGAACTGCGGTGCTGAGGTcgctctccctctgtccctcacTCTGCCGACCAGCCcctgctgtgcctggccctgtaaCGCCGTCTCCCTGGGCTTCTGGGCTGCGTCTGTCTCAGCTCCTGCGCTCATTCCTCTGACTTTTCTCTATGTGCGTTCTCTCTCTGCCCCCAAACTCCAGGCCTCCAACCAGGTGCCTCCCCTGGGCTCCCAGCCACGCTTACGGCGGCCTCCAGATGTGTCCCCAGACTGAAGGGAAGCTGCTCCTGGGCACATCTGAAGCTGAACTAGCGTCTTCCTCCAAATTGCCCTCTCCCCTGACCGGCTGGGGAAGCTGGACTCCACCCCGTTCCCCgccctgccctgggccctgccaTCTTCACTGAGCTGAAGATATCTTTGGGGTCTGCCCTGCCTTTCCCCACCACCATTTCTTCAGCTTAGGGTAACTTTGGCCCCTGATTTGCTAAACAGCTCTGGGCCAGCAGGGCTGCCAACAGTCCTGTCCACAGGTAAGAGCATCCTAGGAGACGCCGCCCCGTGCTTTGAGAGTGCCCCATGACAACAGAGATTcttctacagaattttttttttggaagaaagcaTATTCTTTGTCCAAGAGAAGATGCTGATTTTGGAGAAAGATAGGAAGAACTTGGTGACTTCAGGAGACACTCTGCCTTCCAGTCCAGGGTTCCACCACCAAGAAGGCTAGAGAGCAGGAAGAAAAGGGCTCGCAGCACAAAGGCCGGAGTCGTGCTGGGTGTCGCGTGTGCCTGGCAGGGAGAGCCGTTCCTCTGTCCTTGCTGGGGCCCCTCCTCTGCCGCCACCGCCTGTGCAGTCCCTCAGCCCATCCCTGCAGTCCCTCAGCGTTGAAGGACCGGAGAGAGGAGGCCAGTGCACACGAGAAGCGCCGAGGGAGCAGAGACTTCCCGGAGCCCCACTTGCCAACCAAACAGCACACAGGGAGCGGGGCCTGGAAGCCCCAGGGGTGCCGCATAAGACCTTCTATTTTGTTAGAACTTCACGATATCCATGAAGTCAGTGGTTTGAATCTGCCTTGGGGCCGGGCAGTGGGAACTTCACGGTTAAAGAACTCCTGAGGGCCCTGAAGCCTCAGCCCCTCAGCAGTGTCTGGTTAAACCCACCTGCAGCAGGGAAACCTTCCACCTAAATGCATCCCAGGCTTTCCAGGCTTGAGAGGAAATTCAGGTGTCACTGTTAAGCTTGATACTGCCTCGTGGCCAATAAAAACAGTGGCTGACCTTCAGGAAGCCTTCGTGACCTGTTTGGAACCACATAATCCTCACGTGGCCTTGGGGGGTGAGTGGGCCATGACCCCATCTCGCAGAAAAGGAAACCGCAGCCCACAGGGTGATATTCCAAGGTCATGCAAGCCAAGCCAGAGGTGAGAGGTGGACACAGGCAGAAACCAACAGAACCCCGGGAAAGAAGGTGTGGCGGCGAAATGACACTCCCCCAGACGATGTCCCTACCctcatccctggaacctgtgaatctGCCCTTGGAGTGAGAAAAAGCACTTTGCAGATTGATTAGATTGCTGATTAAGatccttaaacattttttaaaccgACATGTGATTATTGTACATATCCATGGAGTCCCCAGTGATGCTTCCACAGGGACAGCGCGGAGCGGTCGGGCCGGGGTGCCCAGAGCTCCCATCATCTCAAACACGGACTGTTTCTCTCTGCGGGGAACATTCGATACCTTCCTTCCAGCATCGTGAAATGATATATTCTTGCTGATTtacagtcatcctacagtgctatctagaacagcggtccccaacctttatggcaccagggaccagttttgtggaagacaacttttccacagactggggagcgggatggtttggggatgattcaagcgcattacatttactgtgcactttatttccattattacattgtaatttataatgaaataatcataaaaCTCACCATCATGTCAAATCAGTGgcagccctgagcttgttttcctgcaactagatggtcccgtctgggggtgatgggagacaggggcagatcatcaggcattagattctcacaaggagcaaCGTTGACCCctggcatgtgcagttcacagcaGGGTGCGTGCTCCTCTGAGAATCCAGTGCTGCCACTGATCtggcaggaggcggagctcaggcggtaaagCTCACTCACCTGCCACTCCCCTCTGGCTGCGCAGCTcaattcctaacaggccacggccGTAGTGGTCCCCGGTACCAGGGTTGGGACCCcctgctatagaacactagaacgtGTCCCCCCTGACCAGCTGCAATTCCGTGTCTTTCAACAAGTCTCTCCCTACCCTCCCTGCCCTgtccttccagcctccagcatcTCCTGCCCTGTTTTCCTTCTGCGAGGTCCACGTTCTCTGTCTTCTGTCTCTGAGCCAAGTTCAGAGCCCTGAGATATGAGATGATCCTGGCTTAGCCGGAGAGACCCTAAGTGCCATCACACACGTTCCtatgagagggaggcagggaaactTCACCCAGGAGAGGCGGCGTCCATGTGA
Proteins encoded in this region:
- the LOC101176172 gene encoding keratin-associated protein 10-12 — protein: MAASTTSICSSDLSYGSCICLPGSCDSCSDSWQVNDCPESCCEPPCCAPSCCAPAPCLTLVCTPGSCVSSPCCQAACEPSPCQSGCTSSCTPSCCQQSSCQPACCTSSPCQQACCVPVCCKTVCCKPVCCVPVCCGASSCCQQSSCQPACCTSSPCQQSCRVPVCRKPICCVPVCSGASSLCCQQSSCQPTCCTTSCCRPLSSVSLLCRPVCRPACRVPVPSCCAPTSSCQPSFGCLASCGSFLCRPTCSPMAC